Below is a genomic region from Bradyrhizobium sp. 1(2017).
AAGTGCGGCTCGGCGATCTTGGATGGCGAGATCGTCGTGCCGGCGGCCGACGGCACTACCGACTTCTCGGTCCTGCAGAACGAGCTCAAGGGCAGTTCGAAGCGCATCGTCCTGGTCGCCTTCGATCTCCTCTACATGAATGGTCGCGACCTGCGGAAGCTGCCGCTCCTCCAGCGGAAAGCGGAGCTCAAGAAGATCATCTCGGGCACCGACGTTCAGTTCAGCGAGAGCTTCGAGATCGAGGGCCCGGATATATTCGCGCACGCCTGCAAGGTCGGCTTGGAGGGCGTGGTCTCCAAGGTGCGCGACAGCGTGTACGCCAGCGGCCGCGGCAACAGCTGGGTGAAGAAGACCTGCGCGCAGCGGGAGACGCTGACGATCGCAGGCTTCGCCTTGGATGGCACCAAGTGGGATGGCCTTTACGTCGGCCGGCGCAAGGGCGGCGATCTCGTCTACGCCGGCAAGGTCGACCACGGCTTCGACAAGACCTCGACCGCGGAGCTCCGGAGACGGCTCGAGCCTCTCGTCCGCAAGACGCAGCCCTACGCCAAGCGAATCGCCCACAAAGGCGTCTGGGTCGAGCCAAAGCTGCTCGCTGAGATCGAGTACCGCGCAAAGTCGGCGGAAGGGAGGGTCCGGCACCCGTTCTTCAAAGGACTGCGCGAGGACCTCTGAAGGTCATATCTATCCGTGCTCCTGAACTAGTCGCTCGGCACAGGCGAGAGATCGTCTGCACGCAACGAGCCTGAAAGCTTTGCCAGGTCCGCCTTCTTCCGCTCGGCCCACTGCGAAACATTCTTGGGCCTGTACGACTCGTCGCTCTGCCATCGCTCAAGGACTGAACCGTCGATTGTCTCGTTGATGGGATTTTCGACGGCCGTACTCGAATCGATCGGATTAGCCCCGATGGGCCGCTGATATTCTCTTTGGAGATACCGGTAGAAACCCCCGAGAAAGCTTCCGTAGGAATCGATGACGGGCGACCGGATCTTGGGAGAGAATTGGTCGACATCACTGCGAAACGAAAGCCCTTGGGCGGCGGCCCGCTTCATCATCCAGGCGAACGGCCTCTGGGACAACAGATCGTTGGAATAGCCGCCGCCCACGTTGGCGTGCGCGCCAACGAACCAGCGCTGCTCCGCCTCCGCAAGCGATCGGGGAGGCCTCGGTTGATCCGCTTTCGGATCCTTAGGAACACTCCTGGTCCATAGAGTAGGTGCGAAATCGGGGCGGTGCTCGTCGATCGCCAGCGCATGCGCCGCTGCGATATTCGGGGTGCGAAGGCTGGTGTTGAGAAACGAGTGGCTTTTCTTGAAGCGGCTGATGCCCATGGGAACGCCGAGGGATCCGACGGTGTCGAACACCCCCAGGAATTTGATGTTCACGAAACGCGAGTACCGGACCAGCCATTCCTCCTCCAAGGTGGGGTTCTTCGGAGGGTGGTTCAGAAGGCGTTCGATCGAGGGCACCGTCAATCCAAGGCGGTAGCGATCGTAAAGCTGCTTGATCGACAGTGGCCCGCCTGGCTTCAGCACGCCGCAGCGGGAGACGAAGCCGGACAGACTGCGGGCCGTGTAGGATCCCCGGGAAAAACCGAAGATGAAGATGTCGTCGCCGTCGTTGTAATTCTCGACCAGCCATTGATAGGTTTCGAGGAGTATGTCGTCGATGCCAACGCCGAACATCCCGCCGCGCACTTTGCTGCCGACCTGTGTTCCAAGGCCGGCGTTGTAGTAGATCGACTGCCGGACCTGGTCCGCCCCAACGGGAGCGGCAAGTGCGCGGAGCCGCCAGACGTTCGTGTTGTCGTTGGTCGTATTCCAGGTGCCATCGAGGAAGAGTGCTATCCGCTTCTTAGGCTGTTCGCCTGCCAATTCGCCGGTCATTCTCAATCCTTTTGGTGAGTAATGGCGGCGATGTTACCTGTAGTTGTGATGATTGGCGAGCGCGGTGCGCTCCCGGCGCTGGCTCCTCAACAGAAAGACACCGGAGCTACCGATCTTGCCGATCCTGGACTTCATGCCCCTCATCTAGCGGCAAGCTTCCTGACGGGCGGCCGGGTCTCCTGTCGCCGCGGCCGGCCAGACCCCTCTCGGAGGGATCCACACGCCGGCGACGGCCCTGAGACGCCTCGAAATAGCCTGACGTTGACGCCCTGCCGGGCCGACCCGGTGGTACACGGCGGTGGTCGCAAACCTTCGCCGGCCCTTCTAGGATTGCCTTGTTTTACGGGCGTTTTGTGGTATCTGCGGCCGTCGGTTGGGAATCCCTCCCTCTCCGCCACAATAAAACGGCTTCGAGAAAGCCCCGTAAAATCAGGTCTTACTGCACGCCAGAAGCGTCTGGTGTAGCCCCCGACGCCCCTTTTCTCGCACAGCCGGCGACAACTGGCAATGTGCGGTAGTCCTATCGTGGAGCGACAGCGGAACCGGCGCCATGAATGGCGCGCCTTCGCGTGATCGTCGGCATGTTCGACCGCGGCATCGACCACGGTCGTGCCGGAGGGATGGGCGATGGTGATCGGGCCTTCGCCGGCGTGGGCCATCGGGTTCGCCAGCGTGCCCTTGATGCGCACCGCGATAGCAAGGAAGTGGCGCCGGTGATCGGGACAGCGCGATGCGGCTGGCCGATCGAGATCATCCGGATGCCAAGCGACATCTCCGAAGGCTCCAGATGCCGGCCCGACAACGACGTCATTTGGCGCGGTGGGGACGAACGTCTGGCGGCGACTCGCCATCGAGGCTGATAAAATTGGCAGATCGAACACTTTTTGTGGTCGAGAACCTAGCCGCCGAGCGAACGCCAACGCGAGCAAATCCGGCTATCTGGCACCTCAACCGCGCTCGAATTGTCGGGGCCCAGCGACCTGGTGGGCGCCGACTGTAGTTGCCGTGGCGGTAAGTTTTTCCATCGCGCCGCCTCCCGTTCCCCGTTCGGCGACACTGAGTTTCAAAGTGGCTGGCTAGTGTCCCGACAGATGGAACGGCATCTTCCTCTCGTAATGCGGAAGTGATCCGCAGCAATCCTCGAAAGGAACACACAATGTCATACGATCGCCTCACCGCCGAAAACGCCGCCGTCCTCTTCGTCGATCATCAGACCGGACTCGCAAACGGCGTGCAGACCCAGAGCCCTCCTGAGTTCATCAACAACGTGAAGGCCCTCGTGACGATCGCGCAGATCTACAAGCTGCCTGCGGTCATTACGACGAGCGCAGCTGACGGGCCGAACGGACCGGTCATGCCGGTCGTGGCCGAAGGCCTGCCGAAAGCGACGGTTGTGCATCGCCCCGGCCAGATCAACGCTTTCGACAATCCCGATTTCGCCGCCGCCGTGAAGAAGACCGGCCGCAAGAAGCTGCTGATCGCCGGCATTTCGACGGAAGTCTGCGTCGCCTTCGCAGCGCTGTCCGCACGCAAGGAGGGCTACGACGTGTATGCGGTGCTGGATGCGTCGGGGACCTGGAGCAAGCTGGTCGAAGAGGCCGCCATTGCGCGTATGGTTCAGGCCGGCGTCGTGCCGATCACCTGGGTGGCCGTGGGCGCCGAACTGCTCGGCACCTGGCAGTCGGCCACTGGTGAAGCCCATGCGAAGCTGATGGGCGACCACCTGCCATTCTCCGCCAACAACATGGCTGGATATCTCTCGGCCAAGGGACAGAAGTGACCTCACACGATGGGACGGCCGGAGGGTCGCCTGTCCGGTCGAGTTGAAGTTGAAGATGCGCCCGCCGCCTGAAGTGGCCGGCGCATTTTTCGTTAGCGCGAGCGCTGCCATCCTATGGGGATCGGCCTTCGTTGAACGGCCGTCTAAGCCTTGTCTGGACGGTCCGTGGACGCGCCAGAGCGCGTGTTGCCGCGCTCGAACTTCTCAATGAGACATTCAATGAGCACGCGGACCTTTCGCGCAAGGTGCTGCCCCGGCGGACGGACAACGAATATGCCGACTGATGGCAGCGAATATTTTGGCATGATCGGCATGAGCCGGCGCGAGGCGACATAACTCTCGGCGATGACGTCCGGCAACGCCGCGATGCCGATATGCGCTGCGGTCGCTTCAGCGATGGCAATGACGCTGTCGGCCTTGAACCGTCCTTGCGGATGGATGGGGATTGTCTTCTTCTCGTTCTCGAACCTCCAGCTTTCCGTGCCGATCATGATCGCCTGGTGCTCGAGAACCTGTTCGGGCGTCTCGGGGGCGCCGTGCTCCTTGACGTAATCGGGGCTCGCGAACAGGCCGACCGAGAACGAGCCGATGCGGCGTGCGACGAGGTTTGAATCAGGAAGGTACCCGACGCGGATTCCGCAATCGAACCCCTCGCCAACGAGATCGACGTAGCGATCGCTGTAGCGAGTGTGAATCTGGAGGGGCGGATGGCGCGCGGCGAGTTCAGCGAGCGCTGGCGCGAAATAGGTCGGGCCGAACGAGGAAGGCACTGCCACGCGAAGCAGGCCGCGCAGATCACCGTCGGGCGACATTTCTTCCCGGGCGGTATCGATCTCCGCACAGACCCGCGCCGCATGATCGCGGAACGTGACGCCGGCCTCCGTGAGGGCTGCACCGCGTGTGGTCCGCGCCAAAAGCTGCGTGCCAAGATCCGCTTCCAGCCGGAACAGCCGCCGGCTGACGATGGATTTGGCGACCCCGAGGCGGCGCGCGGCCGCCGAGACGCCGCCTGAGTCAGCCACCTCGACGAAGGTCCGTAAGTCTTCAAGTTCCATATTTCGAGCCCATCGTTCCCGTTTTAGCGACACACCTTACCATGCGGAATGGCTATCGTGCCGAAACAGCAACGATACATTGACGGTCATAGCGGTTCGCTGCCGGACCGAACTGAGGTCAGTTCGCGGCAACGGTGCGAACCGGACACTTAACGAGAAGGAATAAAACCATGAAACCGATCAAAATTGGAAATGGCAGCAGGCGGGGCGATTGGAATCGCGGCTTTGCGGTCGAAATTCTCTATCCGGGACAAACCCTCAAGGCTGGTGACAGCGGTATCGGCGCCATCGGCCGCATCGACCGGGCGCGCGTCGCGGCCGGCCATGTCGTCCCCATGCATCCGCACCGCGACGACGAAATCCTGACCTATGTCCGCGCCGGATCCATGCTTCACCGCGACAGCGTGCAGAACGAGGAAAAGGTCACCAAAACGCGACTGATGATGATGAACGCCGGTCATACATTCCAGCATGAAGAGGAGATTCTTGGGCCCGATGCCACCGAGGCTCTGCAGATCTTTCTGCGGCCCCGCGCGACCGAGCTCGAGCCGAAGGTCCAGTTTCACGATTTCGGCGAAGCGTTCAGTCGCGACGCATGGCGCCTGCTTGCCGCTCCCGAGGGAGCGCCACTGGAGGTGCGCGCGCAGGCCTGGGTGCAGGACGTCCGCTTGTCGGCAGGCGTAAGCCTTCCGCTTCCGGCGCTTCAAGCGACGGGCGCCGTTCGGTTGCTCTACGTCTTCGCGGGTGAGGCACGCATCGGAGATCTGACGCTCCGTGCCGGTGAAAGCGCCTATCTCCAGGAAGCCGGAGGGACGGTCGCGGCGGTATCGGAAGCCGACGTCGTCTTGTTCACGACGGATCCGGGCGCGGCCACGTTCAAAGGCGGCATGTTCAGCGGCAACCTCCTGGCCGCGTGAAGAGTACCTTCGCCCCGGTGGTGGCACGTTGCCATGTGGCCGCGTCAGAACCGTAAGCGGGGCGGTTAGTGGCTGGCGCGCGAGGCGGGGACGACGGCTGCAACTGCCCTCCCTGCAAGCGCCCCGCAAAACAGCGTTTGCGCCTGCCGGGCGTACGCCGCCGCACGCCTGGCATGTAGCGTCCTGACGTT
It encodes:
- the ligD gene encoding non-homologous end-joining DNA ligase; this translates as MAFARKKPGIGVKAPFPNFVEPALASSIDRVPSGSRWIHEIKFDGYRVQVHLHNQAVKVFTRRGHDWTNRFKKVAQDAWHIKCGSAILDGEIVVPAADGTTDFSVLQNELKGSSKRIVLVAFDLLYMNGRDLRKLPLLQRKAELKKIISGTDVQFSESFEIEGPDIFAHACKVGLEGVVSKVRDSVYASGRGNSWVKKTCAQRETLTIAGFALDGTKWDGLYVGRRKGGDLVYAGKVDHGFDKTSTAELRRRLEPLVRKTQPYAKRIAHKGVWVEPKLLAEIEYRAKSAEGRVRHPFFKGLREDL
- a CDS encoding DUF2235 domain-containing protein, whose amino-acid sequence is MTGELAGEQPKKRIALFLDGTWNTTNDNTNVWRLRALAAPVGADQVRQSIYYNAGLGTQVGSKVRGGMFGVGIDDILLETYQWLVENYNDGDDIFIFGFSRGSYTARSLSGFVSRCGVLKPGGPLSIKQLYDRYRLGLTVPSIERLLNHPPKNPTLEEEWLVRYSRFVNIKFLGVFDTVGSLGVPMGISRFKKSHSFLNTSLRTPNIAAAHALAIDEHRPDFAPTLWTRSVPKDPKADQPRPPRSLAEAEQRWFVGAHANVGGGYSNDLLSQRPFAWMMKRAAAQGLSFRSDVDQFSPKIRSPVIDSYGSFLGGFYRYLQREYQRPIGANPIDSSTAVENPINETIDGSVLERWQSDESYRPKNVSQWAERKKADLAKLSGSLRADDLSPVPSD
- a CDS encoding isochorismatase family protein, which produces MSYDRLTAENAAVLFVDHQTGLANGVQTQSPPEFINNVKALVTIAQIYKLPAVITTSAADGPNGPVMPVVAEGLPKATVVHRPGQINAFDNPDFAAAVKKTGRKKLLIAGISTEVCVAFAALSARKEGYDVYAVLDASGTWSKLVEEAAIARMVQAGVVPITWVAVGAELLGTWQSATGEAHAKLMGDHLPFSANNMAGYLSAKGQK
- a CDS encoding LysR family transcriptional regulator, yielding MELEDLRTFVEVADSGGVSAAARRLGVAKSIVSRRLFRLEADLGTQLLARTTRGAALTEAGVTFRDHAARVCAEIDTAREEMSPDGDLRGLLRVAVPSSFGPTYFAPALAELAARHPPLQIHTRYSDRYVDLVGEGFDCGIRVGYLPDSNLVARRIGSFSVGLFASPDYVKEHGAPETPEQVLEHQAIMIGTESWRFENEKKTIPIHPQGRFKADSVIAIAEATAAHIGIAALPDVIAESYVASRRLMPIMPKYSLPSVGIFVVRPPGQHLARKVRVLIECLIEKFERGNTRSGASTDRPDKA
- a CDS encoding pirin family protein → MRTGHLTRRNKTMKPIKIGNGSRRGDWNRGFAVEILYPGQTLKAGDSGIGAIGRIDRARVAAGHVVPMHPHRDDEILTYVRAGSMLHRDSVQNEEKVTKTRLMMMNAGHTFQHEEEILGPDATEALQIFLRPRATELEPKVQFHDFGEAFSRDAWRLLAAPEGAPLEVRAQAWVQDVRLSAGVSLPLPALQATGAVRLLYVFAGEARIGDLTLRAGESAYLQEAGGTVAAVSEADVVLFTTDPGAATFKGGMFSGNLLAA